DNA from Desulfobacterales bacterium:
TGGAAACTCCAGCCATGTCAGCAGCGCCGTACGCTCACCAATGGCAGACAAAACCCAGGATATTCGGTTTAAATTTTAACGCTGCACTCATTTAGCTCTACCTTTTTTTGCAATTTTTTAGTTGCAATAGTTTTCAATTTGCCCCTGAAGCCCCAATTATAGCAAAATATTTTTAACCTAAACGGGGCAACCGGCAACGGGCTCAACCGGTCAACCTGTTCATGCATCTGGGACAGCGGCATCAATCTGGCTGAGCAGATCTTCATCGGTAAAGTGCTTCAGGTAAATCGCGCCGGTCGGGCACTTGGCATTGCACAGACCATCGCCTTTGCACAGAACCGGATTGACGACTGCCTTCTGGCCCTGGCGGGTTTTACGAAATTCGATGGCGCCGTAGGTGCAGGCGTCGATGCAGGCCCCGCATCCCATACACGTTTTCTCATTTACCTCACAAATCGAACCCGAGACGGTAACGATATCATGTGACAGAAGCGTCAAGGCTCTGCTGGCAGCACCATAGGCTTGGTTAATGGATTCCGGTATGTGTTTGGGATAGTGCGCCATCCCGCATAGATAGACGCCCTCGGTGCCGAACTCAACCGGCCTGAGTTTAACGTGGGCTTCTTTGAAAAACTCATCCGGTCCCAAAGAGACCTTGAATTGCTGGGCCAGTTCCCGGTTTCCGGCCGGCGGGATGACGGCCGCTGCCAGCACAAGATAGTCGGCATCGATGGCCAGCTTCTGGCCCAGTATGGGATCCGTCACTGCCACCCTCAGTACCGGCCGGCCCTCCGATTTGACCGCTTCCACCTGGGGTTTATCCTCCGGCTCCCAGCGGATGAAGCGCACATCATTGTCAGCCGCTTCGCGGTAGTAATCCTCAGCGAACCCGTAGGTTCTGATATCCCTGAACAGAATGTAGATATCCATCTGGGGATTCAATTGTTTTAGTTTCAATGCGTTTTTGATGGACTGGTTACAGCAGATGCGGGCACAGTAGTTACGGTCTTCCTGCCGGCAGCCGACACATTGGATCATCACCAGGCTGCCGGCGTTTAACAGTTCTTCGTCTGCGTTGACGATGCGATCCTCCAGCTCGAGGCCGGTCAGGACACGTTCATTTTCGCCGTAAAGAAATTCGGTAGGCTTGTAGGCATCCGCACCTACGGCGATGACGGCGGCGCCGTGTTTGATCTCGATGGCACCCCTGTCAGACTTGGCCTTGGTGGCGAAATTGCCCACATAACCGGTGGCTTCTGTGATAACCGCATCTGTGTAGACATATATAGAAGGGTGCTCATACACCCTGCGCACCAGATCATTCAGATAGGATTGAACATCCATGCCATCGAGCGTGTAATGGATTTTTCTGGCCGTGCCCCCCAGCTCTTTATCTTTTTCCAGCAGGTAGACGTCGTGTCCCTGGTTGGCAATCGAAAGTGCACAGGACATACCGGCGATACCGCCGCCCACCACCAGCGCCGTGCGGTTGACCGGCAGATCGATTTCCTGCAAGGGCTGCAACAGGCTTGCACGCGCAATCGACATGCGGGTAATGTCTTTGGCCTTTTGGGTGGCTTCATCGTGTTCCTTAGAATGCACCCAGGAGCAGTGCTCTCTGATGTTGGCCATTTCAAAATAATACTGGTTAATCCCTGCCTCGCGCAGCGTATCGCGGAATAACGGTTCAAGGGTTCTGGGAGAACAGGCCGCGACAACTACCCGATTAAGCCCTTTTTCCTTGACGATCTCGGCTATGGATGCAGCCGAATCGGTGGCACATGAAAACAGCTGCTCGGTGGCGTAAACCACATTATCCAATGTCTTGGAATATTCCACCACAGCCGGAACGTCGACCACTCTTCCGATGTTGGCGCCGCAATGACAGACAAACACCCCGACCCTGGGCTCTTCTTCGGAAACATCTTTTTCCGGCGGGTAAATCCTTTCTTTGGACAGCTTGCCCCGCCGGTAATCAAGATATTCACCGCATTGGGAGCCGGCGCCGCTGGCGGAATACACCGACTCGGGAATATCCATGGGGCCCTGGAAGGCACCGCTGGCATAGACTCCCGGCCGGGTGGTGGCCATCGGGTTGGCGGGGCTTGCTTTGCAGAATCCATGAGGTTCAAGCTCGATACCGAACTGATCGACCAGATTCGCAGCATCTGCCGGCGGGTTCAATCCTACCGATAGGACCACCAGATCAAATTCTTCTTCTTTAACAC
Protein-coding regions in this window:
- a CDS encoding CoB--CoM heterodisulfide reductase iron-sulfur subunit A family protein is translated as MELEKEQIEQLCKDYAESNFGDVMVVGGGISGIQASLDLADSGYRVYLVEKSPAIGGKMAQLDKTYPTNDCSMUILSPKLVEVGRHPNVEVLTYTEIERVTGEAGDFTVTLNKKPRYVIENNCTGCAVCVEYCPVKVPDPYNQDLSANKAVHIYFSQAVPLVTYIHEDCLYLKEKKCGICEDVCKNDAIDLHQEPEKMDVKVGAIVLSPGYEAFDPKVRGDYSYGSMENVVTSLDFERLLCATGPHEGEVLRPSDHKHPHKIAWIQCVGSRQVIPGGNSYCSSVCCTYTQKQVILTKDHDPDAECTIFHNDIRSYGKDFELFFQRTEQLPGVRIIRSYVSIGNEIPDTKNVTIKYATPDDGVKEEEFDLVVLSVGLNPPADAANLVDQFGIELEPHGFCKASPANPMATTRPGVYASGAFQGPMDIPESVYSASGAGSQCGEYLDYRRGKLSKERIYPPEKDVSEEEPRVGVFVCHCGANIGRVVDVPAVVEYSKTLDNVVYATEQLFSCATDSAASIAEIVKEKGLNRVVVAACSPRTLEPLFRDTLREAGINQYYFEMANIREHCSWVHSKEHDEATQKAKDITRMSIARASLLQPLQEIDLPVNRTALVVGGGIAGMSCALSIANQGHDVYLLEKDKELGGTARKIHYTLDGMDVQSYLNDLVRRVYEHPSIYVYTDAVITEATGYVGNFATKAKSDRGAIEIKHGAAVIAVGADAYKPTEFLYGENERVLTGLELEDRIVNADEELLNAGSLVMIQCVGCRQEDRNYCARICCNQSIKNALKLKQLNPQMDIYILFRDIRTYGFAEDYYREAADNDVRFIRWEPEDKPQVEAVKSEGRPVLRVAVTDPILGQKLAIDADYLVLAAAVIPPAGNRELAQQFKVSLGPDEFFKEAHVKLRPVEFGTEGVYLCGMAHYPKHIPESINQAYGAASRALTLLSHDIVTVSGSICEVNEKTCMGCGACIDACTYGAIEFRKTRQGQKAVVNPVLCKGDGLCNAKCPTGAIYLKHFTDEDLLSQIDAAVPDA